The DNA segment AACAGGGAGAACAGCAAATCACCTCCGATATCCAAAGATCTCTTACCTTCAACAATTAGCCAGGGACTTCCATCACACCAGGATACTTTGCCAGAATCAGTAACCGACATTACCCGAGTTAAGGGGAGACAATGTTTCCACCCCGTTCCTTCGATTCCAGCTCCTAACCCTCAGAGTTCTTCCCGCTCACAGCCCATAATGGTGTTAGACGATCTGGCGAAAGCTGTTCTGGGCTGCGTAAAAATTATAAAGTATGGTGATTTGCTGTATTACTATACCGGCAAAACATACCGCGTTATAGGCAATGGAAGTCAATTACTGCGGCTCATACGATCACAAGTTAGTAACAACCCATTCGGAAGCACTAGTGTACGAAAATTTTCTGATTTATTAGTTTTTTTGCAATCAGATGATACTCTCGTTCCACAGGATTTGGACAGCAGATTGACTAAAGCTCAATACTACGTTGTGTTTCAAAATGGTGTTCTGGATTTGTGGGATATGAAATTATTATTGCATTCTCACAAATATCTTACTTTCTATGAATTGGATGCATTCTGGAATAAGGACACCCATTCACCAACATTCGAGAATTTTCTTGAAAAAATCAGTGGTGGCGATACAGAAATCATACAGCGTATCAAGGAAGTAATGGGATATCTGTTATCCCCTGTGAATGAAGGAAAATATTTCTTTGTAATGGGAACAACCCCGAATAGTGGAAAAAGTACACTTGGGGAACTGTTAAGGAAATTATTAGGAAGTGAAAATGTTATCAGCAGGGCTCCGTACCAAATGAGTGGGAGGTTCACTTTTGGGGATATCCACGGAAAACTTCTTGATATCGCTCCAGACTTGCCCAATGGGAAGTTTACCCCTGTCACCACCGCCATAATTAAACAAATTACTGGCGGAGATACCATAACAGTAGAGCAGAAATACGAAAATATGAAGGAAGTTAAAAGTAGAATGCGTTTTCTGTTCGGGAGTAATTTCCCAGTTTCAATCTATCCGGACAACAGTGATGAGGCCTTTTGGGACAGAATGATCCTTCTTCCTTTCCTGCATCCGCTAAAAAAGGAAGAGGAAGATCCGCTTATACTCCAAAAGCTGCTGAATGAGAAGGAAGCCATCATATATAAATGTTTAATGGCTTTTCACAAAGTTCTTAGGAATCACTGCATTTTCTCATATTGTAAAGCTGCTGAGGAAATGAAATCCAGTTGGCGATATTGTAAGGAAAATTCCAGTCAATCCATAATAGAATTTTCCAAAAAATTTATCATGGCAACGGGAGATCCGAAAGATTGGCTCTATTCGCAGGATCTATATCGACGGTATATTGAATTCTGTGAATGCGAAAGCTATGATTATCTCTCCTACACAGGCTTTCTATCTTGGATGTGCCATAACATAGAAGGCTGCCAACAAAAAAGAGTGCATCTAACAAATCATAATCCCAGATCTGCTTTAATTGGAATCAGGTTTAGTGGATTAGCCGAGGAATGCACGGATTGAAGAGGAGGAAGATTAAGTTATGAATAAACTTTATTCATTTTCCGATTTGCTGGTTATCTTCCCATTTGGTAAAACCAAATTACGCCAGCTTTTGCAGGCAGGTGTTTTGCCAGTGGTAAAAATTGGCCGGCAATATATAACAAATGATAAGGCCATAGAACGATGGATTCTAGAAAATAGTGGTAAGGAAATTATTTTTTAGTCCTGATGGTTCTTGACTCCAGGCGGCTAATGAAGTATTCTTACTTCGTGAGCCGCCATTTTTATCAGAAAGGAAGATTTAAATGGCAGATAGTACATTGAAAACTAGTCGACGCAAAAAAGGCACAGGAAACATTGTAAAAAAATCCAATGGAACTTATTTAGGCAAAATAAAAGTTTCTGGTTATGACGTATTCTACTACACTGGTACCTCTGAAAAAGAGGTTCAAAAGAAGCTTGCTGAATTTCACGCATTAACACAGCGTAAGGAAATAGTTCCGCGGCGCCAGACTGTTAATGAGTACATAGAAGTCTGGTTAAGGAACATCAAAAAACCCAGCATGAAGCCTGCTTCTTTTGACCGATTGGAGCGCACCTTTGAAAATCAGATTAAGAATACACAAGTCGGGCGCAGTCAGCTCGGGAATTTAACAACGCTGGAAATTCAGATGCTGATAAATTCCTATACCCAAACATTATCGTATTCTTCGCTGAAAAAAATTTACAATCTCCTGAATGATTGTCTGCGATATGCCGTGGCAGTGAGAGATCTTAGTTTTAACCCCGTAGATGGCGTTAGACTTCCCAAAAAGGAAAATTTATCGATTGCGACAAAAGTGATTCAGATTTTAAATAGTGAAGATCTGCAAAAGCTGGAAAATGCTCAGTATTCCTCCTGCTCCAATGGGAAACCGCGTTTTCGCTATGCGCCGGCATATGTCCTGATTGCCAATACAGGGCTACGCTCCGGGGAGGCATTGGCCCTTACCTGGGATAAAGTGGACTTCGATGCTCAAACGATTACCGTCTCTCAAAATGCTTCGCGTATAAAAAATCGTAGTGAAAATGGAACTTGTCAAAAAGGCAGCCAGCAAATTATCACGTCTACGAAAACGCAAACTGGCATCCGGCAGATTCCGCTTAATAGTAAGGCCCTTAGCGCATTGAATATGCTGAGAGATCATCAGCTGCAGGAGAATATTCAAACCAATTTTGTGATCGCCACTGCTTCCGGAAAAATGGTCGTACAAAATTCTTTCTATCAAATTTTCCAGAAGATGCAGAGAAGTCTCGGTATGCAGCCTGTAACAGTCCATGCCCTCCGCCATACGTTTGCCAGCAACTTAATAAAAGCAAATGTAGACATTAAGGTCGTAAGTCAGCTGATGGGACACTCTTCTGTAAAAATCACTTATGATACCTATGTGCATACTGATTTAAGACGCGCTGCTTCAGCCGTAATGGCCTTGGAATGAACAATGCTCGTTGCCCAGAGCGTCATGTTTGGTGAACTATTGGTGAACTATTTTGCACCGCCCAACGGTTTTAAACGGCTCAAAACGGCCATTTCCAGGGCGGCGCACCTTCACCGAACAGACCCCCCATGACGAGCTCAAAAGCCCGCAAACCCGCATAAAACCTAGATTTTTCACAGAAAAAAGGAACCACATTCCTGTGATTCCTCAAAGAGGCGACGACCGGATTTGAACCGGTGATAAGGGTGTTGCAGACCCGCGCCTTACCACTTGGCTACGTCGCCATATTCAATTTGACAATGACCCCAACGAGATTCGAACTCGTGTTACCGCCGTGAAAGGGCGATGTCTTAACCGCTTGACCATGGGGCCTAAATTTGCATATCTATCCTATCACATTTAACTGCCTCTGTCAACCAGTTCTCATCCCTATGGAACCGGATAGTATGAAAAAAACTCCCCGAGTAGGACTTGAACCTACGACAGCGCGGTTAACAGCCGCGTGCTCTACCGACTGAGCTATCGAGGAATATTGAAGATAGGAACTTTCACATACCTTCAAAACCACATATTGAACACATCCATCCACCCACAAACCTTCTGGTTAAGCCCTCGACCGATTAGTAACAGTCAGCTCCATACATTACTGTACTTCCACCTCTGCCCTATCTACCTCGTCGTCTTCAAGGGGTCTTACTTCTTTCGAATGGGATATCTCATCTTGAGGGGGGCTTCACGCTTAGATGCCTTCAGCGTTTATCCCTTCCAGACTTGGCTACCCGGCCATGAGCTTAGAAGCTCAACCGGTACACCAGCGGTCCGTCCATCCCGGTCCTCTCGTACTAAGGACAGCTCCTCTCAAATATCCTCCGCCTGCGCCGGATAGGGACCGAACTGTCTCACGACGTTCTGAACCCAGCTCGCGTACCGCTTTAATGGGCGAACAGCCCAACCCTTGGGACCTACTTCAGCCCCAGGATGCGATGAGCCGACATCGAGGTGCCAAACCACTCCGTCGATGTGAACTCTTGGGAGTGATAAGCCTGTTATCCCCAGGGTAGCTTTTATCCGTTGAGCGATGGCAATCCCACTTTCATACCACCGGATCACTAAGTCCTAGTTTCCTACCTGCTCGACCCGTCGGTCTCGCAGTCAAGCTCCCTTCTGCCTTTGCACTCTTCGAATGGTTTCCAACCATTCTGAGGGAACCTTTGAGCGCCTCCGATACCCTTTCGGAGGCGACCGCCCCAGTCAAACTCCCCACCTGACATTGTCCCCTCACCAGGTCATGGTGACAGGTTAGAAACCCAGTGACGCAAGGGTGGTATCCCAACAGCGGCTCTGCTTAGACCGGAGTCCAAGCTTCACAGCCTCCCACCTATCCTGTGCATGCATCACCGAATCCCAGTATCAAGCTGGAGTAAAGCTCCATGGGGTCTTTCCGTCCTGGCGCAGGTAACCAGCATCTTCACTGGTACTTCAATTTCACCGGGTGCATTGTCGAGACAGCGCTCAAATCATTACGCCTTTCGTGCGGGTCGGAACTTACCCGACAAGGAATTTCGCTACCTTAGGACCGTTATAGTTACGGCCGCCGTTTACTGGGGCTTAAATTCAAAGCTTCGCTTTCGCTAACCTCTCCTCTTAACCTTCCAGCACCGGGCAGGCGTCAGCCCATATACCTCACCTTACGGTTTCGCATAGACCTGTGTTTTTGCTAAACAGTTGCTTGAGCCTATTCTCTGCGGCCAGGTCTCCCTGGCACCCCTTCTCCCGAAGTTACGGGGTCATTTTGCCGAGTTCCTTAACAATGCTTCTCCCGCCGGCCTTAGGATTCTCTCCTCATCCACCTGTGTCGGTTTACGGTACGGGCACATGGTACGCAATAGCGGCTTTTCTCGGCAGCCGGAATCAGATGCTTCCCTACTTTTGTTCGGTCCGCGTCACGTCTTCGGATTGTATGGCGGATTTGCCAACCATACTCCTACCCCGCTTGCCCGGAGATTCTGTTCCCCGGTCATCCTATCCTTCTGCGTCCCCACAGTTCTGATACCATGTGGTACAGGAATCTAAACCTGTTGTCCATCGGCTACGCTTCTCAGCCTCGCCTTAGGCCCCGACTTACCCAGGGCAGATCAGCTTTACCCTGGAACCCTTAGATATTCGGCCTGGAGGATTCCCACCTCCATCTCGCTACTCATTCCGGCATTCTCTCTTCTTAAACGTCCACAGCTCCTTATCGGTACTGCTTCGCCCATTTAAGAATGCTCCTCTACCAATGATTAAAAATCATTCCTAGGCTTCGGTGTCGTGTTTTAGCCCCGGACATTTTCGGCGCAGGACCTCTCGACTAGTGAGCTATTACGCACTCTTTGAATGTGTGGCTGCTTCTGAGCCAACATCCTAGTTGTCTTTGAAATCCCACATCCTTTTCCACTTAACACGCACTTGGGGACCTTAGCCGTAGGTCTGGGCTCTTTCCCTTTTGACTGCCCAACTTATCTCGTGCAGTCTGACTCCCGTACATCATCTGGATGCCATTCGGAGTTTGATATTCTTCGGTAGGCTTTGACGCCCCCTAGGAAATTCAGTGCTCTACCTGCATCAGACTAATACGAGGCTAGCCCTAAAGCTATTTCGAGGAGAACCAGCTATCTCCGGGTTCGATTGGAATTTCTCCCCTATCCACACCTCATCGCCACCCTTTTCAACGGATGTGCGTTCGGTCCTCCACGAAATTTTACTTTCGCTTCAACCTGGACATGGATAGATCACCCGGTTTCGGGTCTGCACATACTGACTTTACGCCCTCTTAAGACTTGCTCTCGCTTCGGCTCCGGGCCTTAAGCCCTTAACCTTGCCAGTATCCGCAACTCGCCGGACCGTTCTACAAAAAGTACGCGGTTGCACCTTAACGTGCTTCCACAGCTTGTAAACACAGGGTTTCAGGTTCTCTTTCACTCCCCTCCCGGGGTTCTTTTCACCTTTCCTTCACAGTACTATGCGCTATCGGTCACTAAGGAGTATTTAGCCTTGGGGGGTGGTCCCCCCGACTTCCTGCAAGGTTCCACGTGTCTCGCAGTACTCTGGATTCCACTAGCTGACTACTGTTTTCATGTACAAGGCTTTCACTCTCTCTGGCCGGACTTCCCAGACCGTTCCATTAACAGATCGTCTCACATAACGTGGTCCATAACCCCGGGATGCACGCATCCCGGTTTGGGCTCTTCCAATTTCGCTCGCCGCTACTTTCGGAATCGATGTTTCTTTCTCTTCCTCCGGCTACTTAGATGTTTCAGTTCACCGGGTTCCCGGCGTATGGCTATGGATTCACCATACGTCACTTGAGGTTTGCTCAAGTAGGTTTCCCCATTCAGAGATCTCCGGATCAAAGGATATTTGCTCCTCCCCGAAGCTTTTCGCAGCTTATCACGTCTTTCATCGGCTCTTAGTGCCAAGGCATCCACCCTGCGCTCTTTCTAGCTTAACCAGTTGTCTCAAAGCCGCGGGAACGGCTTTCAAACGAACACACATAGCGTTGTGTGCCTGGCTTGTGTTTACTTTCGGTTTACATATCTTTCGATATGCCTCGGATGTCTTGTATATCTTAAATATTTAAGATTTACGATTCAATATGCGGTTTTCAAGGTACGTTTGCGGAAGCTCATGCTTCCGAGTGGA comes from the Eubacteriaceae bacterium Marseille-Q4139 genome and includes:
- a CDS encoding excisionase, yielding MNKLYSFSDLLVIFPFGKTKLRQLLQAGVLPVVKIGRQYITNDKAIERWILENSGKEIIF
- a CDS encoding site-specific integrase; this translates as MADSTLKTSRRKKGTGNIVKKSNGTYLGKIKVSGYDVFYYTGTSEKEVQKKLAEFHALTQRKEIVPRRQTVNEYIEVWLRNIKKPSMKPASFDRLERTFENQIKNTQVGRSQLGNLTTLEIQMLINSYTQTLSYSSLKKIYNLLNDCLRYAVAVRDLSFNPVDGVRLPKKENLSIATKVIQILNSEDLQKLENAQYSSCSNGKPRFRYAPAYVLIANTGLRSGEALALTWDKVDFDAQTITVSQNASRIKNRSENGTCQKGSQQIITSTKTQTGIRQIPLNSKALSALNMLRDHQLQENIQTNFVIATASGKMVVQNSFYQIFQKMQRSLGMQPVTVHALRHTFASNLIKANVDIKVVSQLMGHSSVKITYDTYVHTDLRRAASAVMALE